In Geotalea uraniireducens, the genomic window TGAGCGATGCGCTCAGACTGTTGAGCAGCATATTCCCTTGAGACTGCAGATTGCTGACCAGAAGCTCCATTGCGTTGAACTGGTTCTCCAGGGCAGTCTGCTTTTGGGCGATAAGGTCTTCCATATCGCTGATGCGCTTATCCATGTCGGCATTGGCATTGGTGAGCGATCGTTTGGCAATCTCAATACTGCCGTTGCTTGCCATTCCGTCGGCAACGTACGGATGCACCATGCTGTCGATCACCATATTGAATTGCTGCGCAATGCCGTACTGGTTCTGGGCAAGGGTGACCACGGAATCGCCGTTGTGGCTGAAGTAGTCCACCACATCATTGTAGTGATTGGAGAGCGCGTCCGAAAGCTTGGCAGAATCAACCGACAGGGTCCCAGTCTTGGAGTCGGAGTTGATTCCAAGAGCCGCCAGGCTGGTGATGGAGCCGCTGGCGCCAGATACCGTGGTGGTCAGCAGTGACCGAAGTTGCTGCTGGATGGTCCGCACCGTCGAGTTCCCCGACAGGACACCGGCGGTTTTGCTCGAGGCGTCATAGGCCGACTCCGAGTTCACCAGGGTGACCACCTTGTTGTACGCAGTAACGAAATTGTTAATTTTTTGGGTGATTGCGTCGGTATCGTTAGTCACCGCTACGGTGGTGGTCGCTCCTTCTTTCAGCAGGTTGAGCGTCACCCCCTGGATGGCGTCCGTCACCGTGTTGGACTGTTTGGTCATCGCGACCCCATCCACCACGAGCTGGGCCGGAGCGGCATCCTGATAGGCCGCCACATAGGTGGGATCGGTTACGTCGATCACCTTTTGGCCAGTTTCAATGCCGCTGAAGTCGAAGACGTGATTCTGGGCGTCGGTGCCATTGATAACCATCCGGTAGCTGGTCCCGTCGTTGATGATCGACGCACTTACCTTGGCACCGGAAGAGTTGATGGCGGCGACGATCCCCTGCAGGGAGTTCTGACCGCTCCCGATAGTGACGGTTTGGCCATCAATGGTAAAGCTTCCGGTGCTGAATGTATCAGTCGCCGTGTCGCTGGCCACCCCGGTAGAGACCTGTCGCTGATTCTTGGCCAGCGCGACCACCTGCACCGAATGAGTGCCGGGAATGGCACTGCTGGTGGCAGTTGCGCCCAGGACGGAGCTGTCGCCGACCGACGATTGCACCGCCTTGAAGGTCAACGGGGTATTGAATCCCTGTACGATATCCTGCAAGCTGGACAGGGCGTCTTCGATCTTTTGGAATTCAGAGATTTTTTTGCTGTTCGTCTGCTGTTGCGCTTGCAGGAGCTGCTCAGGAGCCCGCTCCAGGCTAATAAGCTGCGAAATGATCGACTTGGTATCAATCCCCGTAGCTAGCCCGCCAAAAGATATCGATGACATAATTGCCGCCTCCCGATTGTACTTGATGCAACAAGAGTACCATTTCCAGAATCAGCCTGAACTCACCATGCCGGCATGCGCCCGTCACTACACATATCGGCATTATCCCGAATAACTTGAACCAATTTAAAAAAAAGAGGAGGAGCACAAAGCCCCTCCTCTCGCAATCAAACCGTAACAGATCAAATTATTGCAGCAGTTTCAATGCGGCCTGCGGCGCCTGGTTGGCCTGGGCCAGAATGGCCGTACCCGCCTGAACCAGGATGTTCGCCCGCGTCATATTGGCGGTTTCGGCAGCGATGTCCGCATCGGCGATGCGGGACTGGGCGGCCGAGGTGTTCTCGACGGCAACCTGCAGGTTGTTGATGACCGACTGGAAGCGGTTCTGGGCGGCGCCAAGGTTGGCGCGCTGGCCGGAAACCTTGGTGATCGCGGCGTCGATCGTGCTCTGCATGGCCTTCGCAAGCGCAGAGGTATTGATGACGGTGCCAACAGCCAGCGTAGTGGCGTCCATGGCAGTAAGGGAAAGAGTGATCGTATTGAAGGCACTCGTCCCGGTACCGACCTGGATGTCAAGGGTCGTAGTAGCGCCGTTCAGGAGGTGGAGACCGTTGAAGGCGGTGGCGGAAGCGATCCGGGTGATTTCCGAAGCCAGTCGGCCGAATTCGCTGTTGATGTAGGAGCGCTGCGATGCAGCAACGGTACCGGTAGCGGCCTGGGTGGCCAGTTCGCGCATACGGCCGAGGATGTTGCTCACTTCGTTGAGGGCGCCTTCAGCAACCTGCACCAGCGACACGCCGTCGTTGGCATTGCGGATATCCTGGTTCATGGAGCGGATCTGCGCCTTCATCCCTTCGGAGATGGCGAGGCCGGCGGCGTCATCGGCAGCGCTATTGATCCGGAGGCCGGAGGAGAGGCGTTGCAGCGACTGGTTGAGGGACAGTTGGGTTTTAGCGAGGTTGCGTTGAGCGTTAAGCGATGCGATGTTGGTGTTGACTGTGAGTGCCATGGTTACTTCCTCCTTGAGTTGGATAATGGGGTTTCCTTACCCCGTTTGCGTGCTCGCGGTTCTACCTAGCGCGCCATCCGCCCGGGCCCGACGGCGTGAGCGGCAGGTGTGGCCGTTTGCTTGCGTCTTTAATGTACTTATCGGAGAGGGGTAAATAAACTTTAGGGAAAAAATGGTGCCGTGAGATTTTTGTTGCTGAGGGGGAAAAAGAAAGGGCAGGAAAAAGAGAAAGGCAGGTCTGGGACCTGCCCCTACGACCTGCCCTTATGATTGAACGCTGTGAGCCGTATCATCACCCGCCGTTGGCGGCTGGCGCAGGCTCCTGCTGAGAGGCAAAAAGTGGCTGGCGGGCTGAGAATTTCCCCCCCTCCAGTACCACCTGCTTGGCAATCAGCCGGGCGGGATTGAGCACCACCGGCCCCTGGAGATTGGCCGTTATTTTCGTCGGGTCCTGGGAGAGGGTTACTACGAGCAGGACGATGATTTCCCCCTGCCGATCGAGTGCCAACCGCTCGGACTCTTCCGCGGTCAACGCAACCTGATAATCGGAAAACGCCCGCCGGGCATCGATAACCACGAACGACAGCGCCGGGGTTTCTACCGACTGCAGCCAACAGAACGGTGCATGTTTCTCGGGATTGAGCATCACGAAGCGTTTGTCGGCAAAACCAAGCATGCCGTCGGGCATGGCAATGATCTTGTTGTCGTCGACTTCAATCTCACCGAATCGGGTCGTCGCAATCTTCACGATTTCTACTCCTTCGTCACGCCGCCCATGAAATTGACGGCATTTTCCAGATCACCGAGGGCCCAATCGGCAGCCAGCTGATTCTCGCGCTGCACCTTGAGATAAATCTCCTCACGATAGATCCGCATGTCACCCGGGGCCTCGATCCCCAGCCGCACCTGGTTCCCTTTCATCTCCACCACTTTGATCCGGATTGAATCGCCGATGGTGACCACTTCGCCCATTTTCCGTGTCAATACCAACATACGTTACGCCCTCCTGGCGCGTTGCCCGTCTAGCTACTTCAGGTAGTCAAGCAGCGACATCTGGGAAACCTTTGCCGACGCTGCCATTGCGGCCTGATAAGCGGTCTGCTGCTTGGTAAGATCGCTGATCACCTGCGCGAAGTCGACGTCCTGCTTGTCCGATATGACCTTCGTCAGACTCAGCTTGCGGTCGTCAATAATATTGCCCGCCGCCGTCAGGTGATTCAGCCGGGCGCCGAGATCGGTACGCGTGGCAAGCACCTGTCCCATCGCGTTGTCAAGATTCCCCAGTTCGGTGCGAACCCCGGCGGTATTGCCAGCACCAAGGGCGGTAATCATGTTGTTGATGGTCCCGATGATGTCGGTCCCCGAGCTCCCCGGCGGCGTCCCGCCCCGAATGAGCTGGCCGCCGGAATAGTTGATCTGCACCTGGGTTCCCCGATCGACCTCGATGTTGATTGCGTCGTCGGTGCCGGTGTAGTTTCCCGCAGGATCAAAGGGGGCCGTATCGTTCTTGAAACCGCCGAAGATGTACTTGCCGTTCAGCTGGGTATTCCCGAGTTGAATCAGCTCGTCCCGCAATTGAGTCAATTCTTTGACTGCTGCAGACTGGGAATCGGGGTTGTTAATGTCGCTGGACATGGCCACCCCGAGCTCCTTGGCCCGGCTGATAACGTTACCCAGTTCGGACATCGCGGACTCGCTCATCGACAGCCAGGCAGTGCCATTGCTGATGTTGCGGGAATACTGGTCGCCGGCAGAGATCAGCGCCTTCAGGTGGAGGACCTGCTGGGCGGTTACCGGGTCGTCGCCCGGAGCGCTGACCTTGACGCCGGTCGAGGCCTGCTGCTCTAACTCCTCGGTCCGTTGCCGGATGATCTGCAGGTTGTTCAGGACAAGGTTTGCCGTGGTGTTCTGGGTTACGCGCATCGTAATTTCTCCCTGTCTATCTGATCAGACCGAGGATGGTATCGAGCATGTCGCTGCTGACGGTGATCATCTTGGCCGCCCCTTGATAGGCGGTCTGATACTTCACCAGATTCGCCAGTTCTTCGTCCAGCGACACCCCGGAGTTCGATTCACGCAGGTTGTCGAGCTGCTTGATGGTGCTGTCGCTGGTAGCCTGGGTTCTGGTCGCATCCTGCACCGCCACCCCGACCTTGCCGACCAGGGAGTTATAGAAGCTGCCCAGTGTCAGCTGACCGCCGGAAGTGGTCAGGACTTTGTCATAGATGCTGGCGATGGTCTGGGCATTAACATTGTTGCCGGTACCACCGGTAGCCGGGTCAGTGCTGGCGGCGGCAACATCCGCCGTCTGGGTAATATTGACCGCAATGCCGCCCGAGCCGCTGTAGCCAGCCATGGTGGCCGGTGGGGTGAAAAAGCTCAGGCCGGTGGAGCTGTTGAGGCCAAAACCGGTCGTATGGACGTTGTTGACCTCGGTTGCCAAAGTATAGGCCAGCTCGTCGAGGTCCGACAGGAAGCCGTTGACCATGGTATCGCGGACCTGCAGCGCCCCGCCCATCTCCCCCTGGCGGTTATCGATACCACCGGCGATGGAGGTGATGTCAGTGGTGGTATTCCCGCCCGGGGACGTGGCCAGCACCTTGTAATAGCTCGAATTGGCGGGGTCCGGCTGCAGCGACAGGGTCGCCGCCTGTTTGCCGATCACCAGCGGCTGGCCGAGCGACAGGCTGACGTTGAGGGTACCGTCGGTCTGTTCGATATAGGTAATGCCCACCTTGCCGGAAAGTTCCCGCACCAATTGGTCACGCTGGTCACGTAGTTCGTTGGCCCGTCCCCCCTGGATTTCGATCAGTTTGATCTGGTCGTTCAGCGAGGCGATCTGGCTCGTATAGTTGTTGACATCGGAAACGATCCCTTCGAGCGACTGGTTGGCCTCGCTCTTGAGATCGTGGAGCGAGCCGTTGATCCGCTGGAACTGGTCGACGAGCTGCTGGGCACTGGCTAGGACCGCCTGCCGTTCCGGCTGCCCCTGGGGGTTGGACGTCAGATCCTGCCAGGCTGAGAAGAAATCCTGCAGCGATTTGCCGAGACCGTCGGTAGTCAGGTCGTTGAACAGCTGCTGGGCTTGGTTCATCGAGGCGAGGACCGTACTGGAAAAGCCCTCCGTCGCGCTCTGGCCTGTCAACTGCTGCTGCAGGAAATCGTTATAGGCGCGCTGGATCTCGGCCACCTGCACCCCGCTCCCGAGCGGGAAACCGCGCTCCAGAGTGGTGGGAGCGGTCTGGAAGATCGTGGTCTGCTTGGAATAGCCGGGGGTATTGACGTTGGTGATGTTTTCGCTCGTCACTTCCAGCGCCAGCCGCTGGGCAGTCAGCCCCGATTTGGCGATATCGAGAATACTCGAAATACTCATGTCATATCTCCTTACGGAGGAAACTTGAATTCATCGGCCGCTCCACCATGTGGCCGCTGCCGCCGTAGGTTTCGGCCACCGTCAGCCGGCTCCGGAAAAAAGTCAGCGACCGGCCAACGGTCGACAGCGAGCTGTCGAGCAGTCGCTTGTTTTCATCAAGCAACCGCCGGACTTCCAGCGAAAGCGAAGACAATCGCTGTTGTAGGTCTTTGAGTTCGCTGGCAGCAGGTTCTGCACTCTGAGCTATCAGGGGAGAGAGCGAGACGGTTCCCCGCAGGCTGAGTTTCTCTCCCTCACCGGCCAGCAGCTTGCGGCAGGCGCGGTCCAGGGTCTCCATCTGCTCCGCCAGTTGCACCTTGGAGTCGGTGGTAACTTGCAGCCGTTCCATATCGCAGCTGACGATATTCTGCCGTTCTTCGCCAAGAAGCCGAAGCAGCTCCTTCATGCTCGCCTCGCGGGCATTCAGGATCTCCATCAGTTTTGTCGTCTCTTCCCGCATACTCCCTCCATCATCTCTAACGGAGCCAATCAGCCAATTTGCCGGCTACGTCTCCGGCGGCAACCCGATAGGAACCATCCGCTATCTGTTGTCTCAGAGCCGCCACTTTATCACTCCGGAAAGCCGGTTCGCTGTCGGCAGCCTGCTTTAACCTATCAAGCTGGTTTTTGCCGATCGACAACTCCACACGATCAGCAGCCGATGTCGCTGCAGCAGCTGCAGGTGCCTTTCCCCCGGCAGCCTTCTCCGGGGTGGCCGCACGTAGCGCATTTACGCTGGAAAGCGTTACGATGTCACTGTCAAGCCTCATCAAAGATCCTTACTTCCCGTCTGTAGACGCCGTCACCGGCGCGAGCGCCGGCGGCGCGTTTTTTGCCTTCACCCCGCCATCGCGCAACATCTGCTGCTCAATGAGCGGCGCAAGGCCGAGACCACCAGATTTGGCAATATTATTGGCATACTCCTGATCGAGCAGCGATCGATAGACCTCTTCGCCATGACCGCCACCGGTCAGCGGATCTTTGCCAACCGTTTCCCGCATTGATTTGAGCATCATCCCGATAAAAATCGATTCGAACTCCTGGGCAACCTTTTTGACAGCCTGGCGATTCTTGGCCGTATTGTCCTTGGTCGTGGCCAGTTGCCGGGCCCGGGAAGTCTCGTTGTCCTGAAGCAGGATATCGTTGGAAAGAGTTGTCTGCATGGAGTACCTATCGGCACAATTCGCCAAAACTTTAAATGACGGGTAACTTCCCGAATAAAAAACAGCACAATACGTGCCAAGCCGCCCAAAGAGCGTCACAAAGGCTCTTTCCGGACGGCTTGTGCAGATACCCCCGGAGGCCCATGGAATAGAGCGCCCGGCCGAATGAGAAATGTCCGTTACCCGATGGCAACTAGATGACTGACAACTCTGCCTGCATCGCTCCGGCAGCCTTGATGGCCTGGAGGATGCCAATCAAGTCGCGGGGTGTTACCCCAAGAGCATTCAGTGCGCGAACGACCTCGCCAATACTGGCCCCTTCCTTGACTACCGCCAGGCCACCGCCACCTTCGGTAACCTTGACGCTGGTCCGCGGAACGACAACCGTCTCGCCGGTTTTGCTCAACGGAGCCGGCTGTGATACCTGCGGCGTTTCCTTAACAAAGAGGGTCAGGTTGCCGTGAGAGACCGCAACCGTCGAAATCCGGACATTGTCGCCGATCACAATGGTGCCGGTCCGCTCG contains:
- the fliD gene encoding flagellar filament capping protein FliD; protein product: MSSISFGGLATGIDTKSIISQLISLERAPEQLLQAQQQTNSKKISEFQKIEDALSSLQDIVQGFNTPLTFKAVQSSVGDSSVLGATATSSAIPGTHSVQVVALAKNQRQVSTGVASDTATDTFSTGSFTIDGQTVTIGSGQNSLQGIVAAINSSGAKVSASIINDGTSYRMVINGTDAQNHVFDFSGIETGQKVIDVTDPTYVAAYQDAAPAQLVVDGVAMTKQSNTVTDAIQGVTLNLLKEGATTTVAVTNDTDAITQKINNFVTAYNKVVTLVNSESAYDASSKTAGVLSGNSTVRTIQQQLRSLLTTTVSGASGSITSLAALGINSDSKTGTLSVDSAKLSDALSNHYNDVVDYFSHNGDSVVTLAQNQYGIAQQFNMVIDSMVHPYVADGMASNGSIEIAKRSLTNANADMDKRISDMEDLIAQKQTALENQFNAMELLVSNLQSQGNMLLNSLSASLSSTSKTSS
- a CDS encoding flagellin, encoding MALTVNTNIASLNAQRNLAKTQLSLNQSLQRLSSGLRINSAADDAAGLAISEGMKAQIRSMNQDIRNANDGVSLVQVAEGALNEVSNILGRMRELATQAATGTVAASQRSYINSEFGRLASEITRIASATAFNGLHLLNGATTTLDIQVGTGTSAFNTITLSLTAMDATTLAVGTVINTSALAKAMQSTIDAAITKVSGQRANLGAAQNRFQSVINNLQVAVENTSAAQSRIADADIAAETANMTRANILVQAGTAILAQANQAPQAALKLLQ
- a CDS encoding flagellar assembly protein FliW gives rise to the protein MKIATTRFGEIEVDDNKIIAMPDGMLGFADKRFVMLNPEKHAPFCWLQSVETPALSFVVIDARRAFSDYQVALTAEESERLALDRQGEIIVLLVVTLSQDPTKITANLQGPVVLNPARLIAKQVVLEGGKFSARQPLFASQQEPAPAANGG
- the csrA gene encoding carbon storage regulator CsrA, which produces MLVLTRKMGEVVTIGDSIRIKVVEMKGNQVRLGIEAPGDMRIYREEIYLKVQRENQLAADWALGDLENAVNFMGGVTKE
- the flgL gene encoding flagellar hook-associated protein FlgL: MRVTQNTTANLVLNNLQIIRQRTEELEQQASTGVKVSAPGDDPVTAQQVLHLKALISAGDQYSRNISNGTAWLSMSESAMSELGNVISRAKELGVAMSSDINNPDSQSAAVKELTQLRDELIQLGNTQLNGKYIFGGFKNDTAPFDPAGNYTGTDDAINIEVDRGTQVQINYSGGQLIRGGTPPGSSGTDIIGTINNMITALGAGNTAGVRTELGNLDNAMGQVLATRTDLGARLNHLTAAGNIIDDRKLSLTKVISDKQDVDFAQVISDLTKQQTAYQAAMAASAKVSQMSLLDYLK
- the flgK gene encoding flagellar hook-associated protein FlgK; the encoded protein is MSISSILDIAKSGLTAQRLALEVTSENITNVNTPGYSKQTTIFQTAPTTLERGFPLGSGVQVAEIQRAYNDFLQQQLTGQSATEGFSSTVLASMNQAQQLFNDLTTDGLGKSLQDFFSAWQDLTSNPQGQPERQAVLASAQQLVDQFQRINGSLHDLKSEANQSLEGIVSDVNNYTSQIASLNDQIKLIEIQGGRANELRDQRDQLVRELSGKVGITYIEQTDGTLNVSLSLGQPLVIGKQAATLSLQPDPANSSYYKVLATSPGGNTTTDITSIAGGIDNRQGEMGGALQVRDTMVNGFLSDLDELAYTLATEVNNVHTTGFGLNSSTGLSFFTPPATMAGYSGSGGIAVNITQTADVAAASTDPATGGTGNNVNAQTIASIYDKVLTTSGGQLTLGSFYNSLVGKVGVAVQDATRTQATSDSTIKQLDNLRESNSGVSLDEELANLVKYQTAYQGAAKMITVSSDMLDTILGLIR
- a CDS encoding flagellar protein FlgN — protein: MREETTKLMEILNAREASMKELLRLLGEERQNIVSCDMERLQVTTDSKVQLAEQMETLDRACRKLLAGEGEKLSLRGTVSLSPLIAQSAEPAASELKDLQQRLSSLSLEVRRLLDENKRLLDSSLSTVGRSLTFFRSRLTVAETYGGSGHMVERPMNSSFLRKEI
- the flgM gene encoding flagellar biosynthesis anti-sigma factor FlgM, whose amino-acid sequence is MRLDSDIVTLSSVNALRAATPEKAAGGKAPAAAAATSAADRVELSIGKNQLDRLKQAADSEPAFRSDKVAALRQQIADGSYRVAAGDVAGKLADWLR
- a CDS encoding rod-binding protein, translated to MQTTLSNDILLQDNETSRARQLATTKDNTAKNRQAVKKVAQEFESIFIGMMLKSMRETVGKDPLTGGGHGEEVYRSLLDQEYANNIAKSGGLGLAPLIEQQMLRDGGVKAKNAPPALAPVTASTDGK